The proteins below are encoded in one region of Diorhabda carinulata isolate Delta chromosome 3, icDioCari1.1, whole genome shotgun sequence:
- the LOC130891594 gene encoding uncharacterized protein LOC130891594 — protein sequence MEDNMDEDLKLFIHTFESMPELWSSTDPNYMKKNKRMEALNKLLPLYKKIKPNAEISDVRKKINTLRSNFRKELKKIESSKRSGCGTEDIYTPSSWVFYALQFLDKIEQPFETHSSIDVENEEEEQAQETTNIIPEDDVITQPSTSINYNRKSKKQKKCNKQSDLLNLACEYLTKEKEGDYNLNLAKVWATKLQNLDASQKILAEKAINDILFEATMGNLHHNSVKINEPQSSCLHSSNPSQILNGTLPSPVHVPSTTTTSPQKIMILNNNNNYDPIDDNGISSKNNLKDYYHTFSE from the exons ATGGAGGATAATATGGACGAagatcttaaattatttattcatacttttgAATCCATGCCCGAATTGTGGAGCTCCACAGAtccaaattacatgaaaaaaaataaaaggatggaagccttaaataaattattgcctttgtacaaaaaaataaaacctaacGCGGAAATTTCCGATgtcaggaaaaaaataaatacattaagatcaaattttcgaaaagaacttaagaaaattgaatcttCGAAAAG gTCTGGATGTGGTACCGAAGACATTTACACTCCGTCGTCATGGGTATTTTATgctcttcaatttcttgataaaatcgaGCAGCCATTCGAAACCCACTCGTCGATTGATGTGGAAAACGAGGAAGAGGAACAG gctcAAGAAACTACAAACATAATTCCAGAGGACGATGTTATCACTCAGCCTTCgacttcaataaattacaacagaaaatccaaaaaacaaaaaaaatgtaataaacaatcAGATTTGCTGAATTTAGCGTGTGAGTACCTGACCAAGGAAAAAGAAGGAGATTACAATCTTAACTTAGCGAAAGTTTGGGctacaaaattgcaaaatttggaTGCGTCCCAAAAAATACTTGCCGAAAAGGCCATAAACGACATTTTATTTGAGGCTACAATGGGGAATCTGCATCACAACTCCGTTAAAATCAACGAGCCGCAATCTTCCTGCCTCCATTCATCAAATCCTTCCCAAATACTGAACGGAACCCTTCCTAGTCCAGTCCATGTCCCTTCTACCACCACCACTTCCccccaaaaaattatgattttaaacaataataacaattatgatCCAATCGATGATAACggcatttcatcaaaaaataacttgaaggaCTACTATCatacattttctgaataa
- the LOC130891593 gene encoding putative nuclease HARBI1 codes for MDRACLAIVIASAVVKKRKKRRIWVKDWLLERDRYTHLNLLNEIVVKNPADFKNYFRMSETTFLTLLDMVSPHIKKQDTNMRQSISPKERLAVTLRYLATGRNFADLKFSALISPAAISSMIIETCETLIYVLRDYIKLPLTEEEWLLTAAEFSKNCHFPTCLGALDGKHIAIKKPANTSSLYYNYKGHFSIVLMALVNANKEFIMVDVGANGRISDGGVLFYTKFWDLFLKKQLHIPPPTKLPGSEDYFPYVFVADEAFALHCNLMKPYPQKKCTKEQDTFNKRLSTARCVVENAFGILASRFGVFQKPINLGPDKATKITLACCYLHNYLKKESLNFSAQNEIESIDVGASLREEHSRNASDAKSTRDKYCTYFNLT; via the exons ATGGATAGAGCCTGTTTGGCAATAGTTATAGCTTCTGCtgttgtaaaaaaaagaaaaaaaagaagaatatgggTTAAGGATTGGCTGTTGGAAAGAGACAGGTACACCCATTTAAACCTATTGAATGAAATAGTAGTTAAAAATCctgcagatttcaaaaattattttcgaatgagTGAAACAACGTTTTTAACTTTATTGGACATGGTTTCACCTCATATTAAAAAGCAAGACACTAATATGAGACAAAGTATCAGTCCAAAAGAGCGACTCGCTGTTACTTTGCGATACCTGGCGACAGGAAGAAATTTTGCTGACCTCAAGTTCTCAGCATTGATTTCCCCAGCAGCAATTAGTTcaatgataattgaaacatgTGAAACTCTCATCTATGTGCTTCGAGATTATATCAAG cTTCCCTTAACAGAAGAGGAATGGTTATTAACTGCAGCAGAATTCAGCAAGAACTGCCACTTTCCTACTTGTCTCGGAGCTCTTGATGGAAAGCATATCGCCATAAAAAAACCGGCTAATACCTCCTCtctgtattataattataaaggacACTTTAGCATTGTTTTAATGGCATTGGTCAATGcaaataaggaatttataatGGTGGATGTAGGAGCTAATGGTAGGATCTCCGACGGTGGGGTcctcttttatacaaaattttgggatttgtttctaaaaaagcaATTGCATATTCCACCTCCCACAAAGTTACCAGGTTCAGAGGATTATTTTCCTTACGTTTTTGTGGCAGATGAGGCCTTTGCTTTGCACTGCAACCTTATGAAACCATaccctcaaaaaaaatgtacaaaggaGCAAGATACTTTCAATAAACGACTGTCCACAGCTCGATGTGTAGTCGAAAATGCCTTTGGCATTCTCGCATCAAGATTTGGTGTGTTTCAAAAGCCAATAAATCTTGGTCCTGacaaagcaacaaaaattacactagCATGCTGCTATCTgcataattacttaaaaaaggaATCTCTAAACTTTAGTGCACAAAACGAAATTGAAAGCATAGATGTAGGGGCTAGTCTTCGTGAAGAACATAGTAGGAATGCAAGCGACGCAAAATCCACAagggataaatattgtacatattttaatcttacataa
- the LOC130891518 gene encoding uncharacterized protein LOC130891518 — protein MDCETHFNDITTRTQGRFVVSIPLKASPKILGESLGLAKSRFKSLEQKFSKEYQFSRMYKNFILEYEKLNHMQTIGEVSEVNLEEAYYLPHHGILRMHSATTKLRTVFDASARSTSGVSFNELQLKGPVIQDYLVSILLRFRQYKYVVTADIEKMYRLVLVSKDQHKMQIILWRDNENKALSVCELSTVTYGTTSAPFLAIRCLVELGKLCEREFPIISNIILHDFYVDDLLTGFDDIHIAKESCLKLCEVLGSGCFPLRKWRSNFPDIMHDLKEGKLADSSEGLVIGEDDVAKTLGISWMSKTDKLIFHIDVEMKGECLSRGSYPSSLNNSNIWWQGPYWLQESPDLWPKDNKTSIPLPEIKTTLVAVSEFKFPFERFSNLNRLRRCMAFILRFIKNCSSNKENRSFGVFTTTELDNSLKLLVKLSQISSFNKEYNDLKAVNEIDKKSKLLSLNPFMDTSGILRVGGRLQNSNFQFNKKHPMILSSKHHFTKLFFEQEHKNLLHAEPLQLLYNIRETYWPVAARNLARSIVHKCIQCYRLKPKSVQPIMGNLPSGRFLSGFPFQITDTDYAGPFHVLNKRGRGSKIMKGYVCLFICLATKSIHLEFVSSLSTEDFLLALKRFISRRGKPSQIYSDHGTNFIGANRNLKALYDFLTQNECLISDSMNNQGIRWNFNPVQAPHFGGLWEAGVKAMKYHLKRVSGKSNFTVEEFTTLLCQIEAILNSRPLCPLSTNPLDPSPLTPAHFIIGRPLTSILEPVMILEKESRLSRYQKIENARQHFWTRWYKEYISELQQRSKWKTNHGELAEGILVLIKDDKLPPLNWKLGRVTKLFRGSINISRVSEILTNNGTVIRDFSKLCPLP, from the coding sequence ATGGACTGTGAAACTCATTTTAACGACATAACAACAAGAACTCAAGGTCGTTTTGTTGTATCGATTCCATTGAAAGCAAGTCCAAAAATATTAGGTGAATCTTTAGGTCTAGCCAAAAGCAGATTCAAATCGCTTGAGCAAAAATTCTCAAAAGAATACCAATTCTCAAGAATGTACAAGAATTTTATCCTCGAATATGAAAAGCTCAATCATATGCAAACCATAGGAGAGGTATCTGAAGTAAATCTTGAGGAGGCCTATTATTTACCGCACCATGGAATTCTACGTATGCATAGCGCAACAACGAAATTAAGGACAGTTTTTGACGCCTCGGCGCGATCTACAAGTGGAGTTTCTTTTAATGAACTTCAGCTAAAAGGACCGGTAATTCAAGATTATTTAGTGTCAATATTATTACGCTTTAGACAATATAAATATGTTGTTACCGCggacattgaaaaaatgtaccGTCTGGTCTTGGTGTCAAAAGATCAGCATAAAATGCAAATAATTCTATGGCGAGATAACGAAAATAAAGCACTAAGTGTCTGTGAACTTTCCACGGTAACTTATGGTACTACAAGTGCACCATTTTTAGCTATTAGGTGTTTAGTAGAATTAGGTAAACTTTGTGAAAGAGAATTCccgattatttcaaatattattcttCACGACTTCTATGTCGATGACCTTTTGACAGGTTTCGATGATATTCACATTGCAAAAGAAAGTTGTCTTAAATTATGTGAAGTTCTTGGATCAGGCTGCTTTCCACTTCGAAAGTGGCGATCAAACTTTCCGGACATAATGCATGATCTAAAAGAAGGTAAACTTGCTGATTCTTCGGAAGGTCTAGTCATTGGCGAAGATGATGTTGCAAAAACCCTAGGTATATCGTGGATGAGTAAAACagataaattaatatttcatattgatgTTGAAATGAAGGGTGAATGTTTATCAAGAGGCTCTTATCCTAGTAgtttgaataattcaaatatatggTGGCAGGGTCCATATTGGCTCCAAGAGAGCCCTGACCTTTGGCCAAAAGACAACAAGACGTCTATTCCCCTTCCAGAAATAAAAACTACTTTGGTGGCGGTGTctgaatttaaatttccattcgAAAGGTTTTCTAATTTGAATCGATTGAGGAGGTGCATGGCTTTcattttaagatttataaaaaattgctcAAGTAATAAAGAAAATCGATCGTTTGGTGTTTTTACAACAACAGAATTAGATAACTCTTTGAAGTTGCTTGTAAAACTATCCCAAATATCTTCGTTCAATAAGGAGTATAATGATTTAAAAGCTGTGAatgaaattgacaaaaaaagtaAACTTTTATCTTTAAACCCGTTTATGGACACGAGCGGTATACTTAGAGTTGGAGGTCGTTTgcagaattcaaattttcaattcaataaaaaacatccAATGATTTTGTCGTCGAAACACCAtttcacgaaacttttttttgaacaaGAGCATAAAAACTTATTACATGCAGAAccattacaattattatataatatacgagAAACGTATTGGCCAGTTGCCGCTCGCAACCTAGCTAGATCTATTGTTCATAAATGTATACAATGTTATAGATTAAAACCAAAATCAGTCCAACCTATTATGGGAAATTTACCAAGTGGTAGATTTTTATCTGGTTTCCCCTTTCAAATCACAGATACAGATTATGCCGGACCTTTTCATGTACTTAATAAAAGGGGACGTGGCTCAAAAATCATGAAAGGTTATGTTTGTCTGTTCATATGCTTGGCTACAAAATCCATTCATCTTGAGTTTGTAAGTAGTCTTTCAACTGAAGATTTCCTTTTGGCTCTGAAACGCTTTATCAGTCGACGTGGAAAACCATCTCAAATTTATTCAGACCACGGGACAAATTTTATTGGTGCAAATAGAAACTTGAAAGCACTCTATGATTTTCTCACtcaaaatgaatgtttaattAGTGATTCTATGAACAATCAAGGCATACGCTGGAACTTTAATCCAGTCCAAGCTCCACATTTTGGTGGATTATGGGAGGCTGGGGTTAAGGCAATGAAATATCACTTGAAACGTGTTTCTGGTAAATCTAACTTTACTGTTGAAGAGTTCACGACTTTGCTCTGCCAGATAGAGGCCATATTAAACTCCCGTCCTCTTTGCCCGCTATCTACTAACCCTCTAGATCCTTCTCCTTTAACACCAGCTCACTTCATCATTGGTCGTCCACTAACTTCAATTCTGGAGCCAGTTATGATTTTAGAAAAGGAAAGCAGGTTATCCAGAtaccaaaaaatcgaaaatgcTCGGCAACACTTCTGGACGAGATGGTATAAGGAATACATTTCCGAACTTCAGCAACGATCTAAATGGAAGACGAACCATGGCGAGTTGGCAGAAGGTATATTGGTACTTATAAAGGATGACAAACTTCCACCTCTTAACTGGAAATTGGGGCGCGTAACAAAATTATTCCGGGGTAGTATCAATATCTCGCGAGTTTCAGAAATTCTCACCAACAATGGAACTGTCATCAGAGATTTTTCCAAACTGTGCCCTTTGccgtaa